In Brassica napus cultivar Da-Ae chromosome A3, Da-Ae, whole genome shotgun sequence, the sequence GAGTCTGCACAGCCAAGCGGAAAGATGGAACTACTTGTACCTCTGTTGTAAACAAGTAAGTTTTACCTTGGCCCATGCGTATCATTCTCTAGTTTGTTTATTAATCTTGAGTTGTTTTAATTTTCAGACGCCAAGGAGCATTCTGCAAGAATCATAAACTGGTACACATCCTCTCTCCCTATATTGCCTTCATCTTGCTTTTCTGCCACCAATGCAAATGAaccatgttttgttttgttttgcacAGAATGCATCAGACAAATTTGCTACAATGAGAAGTGAACTCAAAGGCGGGTATGTTAATGCTACCGAGTTTGGCCATTACCTTGAGTGGGGGGATTTGCATGATTCTTGGGAGTTTTaagctttttttgttttttttaacttgtttcAGAAACTTGAGAACGTCTTTCAGAGACCCAAAATCCCAAGGGATTTACACAGTTGAGCCACCAGTAGATAGAAGTGGGAACAAAAAGGCTAATCAGCCTGTTCGAGTACTATCAGTGGAAGGTCTCCGAAAGGCTCTAAGGTTGGGAAACTctcatttaagttttttttgaatGCCAAATATAATGGTGAGTATGCATGCAGTGGTGCAGATAAAGTGACGCCTAATGTACACTCACAAGGAATACGATTCCTGAACGAGATGGCTAgtatgcttcttcttcttctttctttctccttttGATACAATTATACAATCTATAAGATCTGATCTTGGGTTTACAGAACAATCGGCTTTGAAGAACGTTGACAAGAAATCTGAAGCTGTGAATAAGTCTGTAGAGAAGAGGTACTACCCTCTTTCTTgacttgtcatcttcttcccGAGTTGTGTATCTCAAAATTAGAAGTTCTTGATATTTCTCTTCAGGAAAGCGTCTAATGCAAAAGAAACGCaagtaaagagaaagagagaagcgCACGGCAGTGATAAGAAGGATACTCCTGAGATTGCCACCGGGAAAATGATGGTCCTAGATTTCTGCAGCTCCGACGAAGAATGAGTCCTCAGCGGACTTTAGCCAATAGGCACATCATTGGATGTCGAGATAAAGGATTGTTGTTCCCATTCATACAAGAAATGTTCCTTTTTGTTATATTGGATTTGAGATGGTAtgtctttctaccattctttGTGTTCATTTATAAACTGTTGAGAAGAGTTGATACAAACGCTCTATCCAAAACAAATGTTAATTACTTTGTGTATATGGTTGATAAGAACAAAATAATTTCCGAAGAAGTAATTGGTTTTGTCACAAGATGTCTTGAAGAAGAGATTCACCCTGAAACTTGTCCACCTTGGAACTGAGAAACGCCAATCTCTTGTCGAGACGCGCTTTTCTCATATCCAGACTTCCCAACTTCCCAGCCATCTCTGTCGTTCTCTCTCTCCACTCCCTcaacttcttctccttctccctcAGCTCTTTCCCCTGTTTCTCCATTTCTTGCCTCACAAGCAACACATCCCCTTGGCACACCTCTTTCTCCATTACGCTCATCTCGTGCTGGTCGTAATGCTTTACCGCCTCAACGATTTCCTCAAGGACGGGCTTGAGCCAATCTACCTTGATTTTCACGGACTCAACGTCTCTAACAATCGCTAGCATTTCCACCACGCGGGACTCCTTGAGATGCTTTAAGGGAGTCGTCTGCAGTTCAAAAGCCACGGAGGCGAGCATGTCGAGGTAGTAGGATCTGGTGGCAAGCGAATGTAGTTTTGAAGCAGATGCAATGTCACCGTGCTTGTCTAGGATTTGCTCAAGAGTAGCTGAGACGCTCGCTCTGACTTTGTAATCTCCCACAGAAACGATAGACTCGGACTGAGTGGACTGCACATCTTCTCTTGTTTCATTCTCCTTAAGTATTAGACTGAATCTCTGCGGTTCATCTTGTTTGCTTCGGGATTTGTGATGCACTGGCTGCAACAAGACAACAAGGCATTTGTTGTGTGGTGAGTTTCTATAATTAACACGAAAGGCATGAGATGAGATGAGGGATATACATACCGTGGTGCTTCCTGATTTTGGTGTGATCTCAGGGTAACGCCAAATAGAGTTATCGTCGTGTTCATCATCCACAAATGAAAATCTATCGTCATCTGAGCTCCCACACTCATCCAACTGATCGAAACGTTCTTCCTGTTTGGTGGGAGTTTCATATCCACGGCGACTAGGCTGAAACAAGAGGCCAAAAATGTTATTAGCATGTGCAGAAATGTGAAGATTTGTGAAGGTAGATGGTAAAGAGCAGTACCGTAATGGGTCTAGATAGTGGCCTTTCTTGAGGTGACAAAATGAGTTCCGGATAGAGTAGAACCGATTCATCGTCATTCTCGATGTAAACCGACTCAGCTTTGCTCCCAAGATAATTGTAGGCCTGAGATGATCTTTGACCCATCTCAGAAGACGTTTGTGAGATTTTTTCCCTGCGGTCAGGTGACTTTCCTTTCTGGACTGCAGTCTTTTGCCTACTTTCATGTATTCTTGGCTTAGTTTCAGCTGCCCGGGGGGTTTGAAAAGCTGCACTGTCGAGGGATCTGTGGGATATGGGGTGAGTTTGGGGAATTCTAGGGCTGGGTTCAGGTGTCTTGGAGCGCTGTTTCGGAGTCCTTGACAATGGTTCAAAGTAGGTAGGCTGAGGCTCTGGAGTCTTGGACCTTGGCCCCGGGGATCTGGCCATGAATTCAGGTGACCTCCCTCTATGTTGTTCCGTCCTCATCCTATTTTCTGGCGTTTGGGGCCGCCTTGCTGTTGCAGAAGAGTCATGTACGGGCGTCATAGGCCTAGTATCAGAGGTGTTGGATACGCGTTCAGGGGTCCTCGGCCTTGTTTCAAGTGAAATAGGGTCCTCTTGGTGAGCCCACGGACTAGTGTCAGAGCGGTGTTTGGGTGTGTGGGGCCTACGCCGAGGTGTCCTAAGAGGGTGTTCAGGCGTCCTAGGCTGAGTTCCAAAGGGCCTTGGAGAGTACATATCATTATCCTCACCTCCACGCTGATCAGCCTGGAAGGAATACCAACATATATATTAGTGAGACTCTGGCAGGGAACAAAAAAAGGAGAGTGCTTAGCATTAGCCAAGAATGACACTTACCCTCCTTGCAAAATAGTCTCCCCCTGAGTATCCTGCCAAAGAAGGCGACATAGGGAGGGAGTCCATATTGTTTGTAGGCTCGTTCTTGAGTTGGGACGGGCGTCCCTGGAGCGGGGACAAGCGGCTGAAGAAGTTACCATTGGTATGATCAGTGGAAGGTGAAGTGTCTGATTCAACCTTCTTCTTGGCAAAATAGCTGGCAAGAGGCGATCTGCTTCCACGAGCCGGACTGCTTGAAGGAGTGTCCCTGCCTGGAGTTCTCTTACCAAACCCTGACATAAGTTAGCATGTTTCATGAGATATATTTCTTGATGATAGCTTTCTTACCAAGTTATATAAATAGAATagaattaaatctcataggtacCAAAGAGTTTCTTTTCCTTCTTGTGGACATTTCCGGAGTTTAATATCTCTAAACAGATTGCAGTACACTCGTGGAAAGGATTGCCTGCGTTGGGGCAACCTTGAACCACTTTTCCAGACACCATTTCCATCTCACAGACTTGAAAAACTCTCTAAGATCAATCTCTTTGATTAAGACAGAACCTGACATAAATACACAAAACAGTGGTCAGATCTATTGAAACATTAGAGACCCATCGAAGTACATAACACAAGAGGGAGTCAACGCTTTTGATAGGGTGCAATTTTTTACAGAAAAATATGATTCTACAGAGTCAGATTGATTATCCATCTTCTATGAGTTGGTTTAATAAATGATCACACAACAAGAGACGATACTAATCAGATCGACTATGATGTTGATCCCTTGAAAAATCTCCTATGTTTTCCCACCACACAATTTTAAATGCTTTTGGTGAAAGATCATATTCTCAAATTAATCTGCAAACCAATAGTATACATGCAAATGTATAAAAGTATAGAAATGGGTCAACTGAGAGATGGATAGAGATACCTGTAAGTAATTTTGTGGAGGAGAAAGATGCCAGTTGAAGAATAAGTGAATGATTATATCTTCTTAtaggtagagagagagagaatgagaatGATACCTGgaggtgtatatatatatatatattggaactACCTCTAGTATGATGAGATTGGTTCCACTGTTTGGCAACTTCGCTGACTTTGACCGCCACTAAAAAACTATATAAGTTTCAGAAGAGACTTGGTCAATTCGccatttgattttttatttatatattatgtatagtACTTGTCAAAGATCTACGGATCAAAGAGGTAAGGAATCAAAGATCTTAAAGGTCAAGACGACCATGGAAACTTCAGTTGTGTTCTCACACCATTTTCATTTGGTTGCTTCTTTCACATCTTCTGTATTCAAGTACGACCTTAAAGCAGCTAAAGTAAGTGTTATCTTTTTACATATTCGTGGTTTAAAATACGACTTTTTCacacaaaaaattattgaaGAGAGAAAATGAATTTGGTTATAAATCATTGACAACCAAATAAGATAAGCTCACATCGATCACTCCTCACGCTCTGA encodes:
- the LOC111213710 gene encoding protein SON-like; translation: MEMVSGKVVQGCPNAGNPFHECTAICLEILNSGNVHKKEKKLFGFGKRTPGRDTPSSSPARGSRSPLASYFAKKKVESDTSPSTDHTNGNFFSRLSPLQGRPSQLKNEPTNNMDSLPMSPSLAGYSGGDYFARRADQRGGEDNDMYSPRPFGTQPRTPEHPLRTPRRRPHTPKHRSDTSPWAHQEDPISLETRPRTPERVSNTSDTRPMTPVHDSSATARRPQTPENRMRTEQHRGRSPEFMARSPGPRSKTPEPQPTYFEPLSRTPKQRSKTPEPSPRIPQTHPISHRSLDSAAFQTPRAAETKPRIHESRQKTAVQKGKSPDRREKISQTSSEMGQRSSQAYNYLGSKAESVYIENDDESVLLYPELILSPQERPLSRPITPSRRGYETPTKQEERFDQLDECGSSDDDRFSFVDDEHDDNSIWRYPEITPKSGSTTPVHHKSRSKQDEPQRFSLILKENETREDVQSTQSESIVSVGDYKVRASVSATLEQILDKHGDIASASKLHSLATRSYYLDMLASVAFELQTTPLKHLKESRVVEMLAIVRDVESVKIKVDWLKPVLEEIVEAVKHYDQHEMSVMEKEVCQGDVLLVRQEMEKQGKELREKEKKLREWRERTTEMAGKLGSLDMRKARLDKRLAFLSSKVDKFQGESLLQDIL